From Hippea alviniae EP5-r, the proteins below share one genomic window:
- the pilM gene encoding type IV pilus biogenesis protein PilM: protein MLGLSKSGVVGVDIGHYYTKVVNVIDKKGVLVLKQAFRELTPQDVITSEGVDDVVLGDFLRSIFSQHGLKSKNVSVALNSSFVITKTLSIPLVADEEIEQAVMWEAEQYAPVSMEDVNVSYQILDKNEDKNEMTVLLALTKKEIVDSYIKAFSRAKLKVSTVDVDVFAIYNSFEANNKEALNKHLLFVDMGYSSTKLIFVKKGIPIFTRYMDFNFSSLIEDAVGILSLKKEEISILLERKHNDEKKESLLNFLNDKLISLFTQIQNSMTFYLSNILNVEEPVEEVVLTGILGALYESLNIDMMREFFKSDISRYNPFDVVSKDESGEAIEETTPDVSPFYCIASGLALRSIVK from the coding sequence GTGCTTGGTTTAAGTAAAAGCGGGGTGGTCGGTGTTGACATCGGACACTATTACACGAAAGTCGTGAATGTTATAGATAAAAAGGGAGTTCTGGTTTTAAAACAAGCCTTCAGAGAGCTTACTCCGCAGGATGTTATTACTTCAGAAGGTGTTGATGATGTTGTTCTGGGGGATTTTCTTAGATCTATATTCTCTCAACATGGCCTAAAGAGTAAAAATGTATCTGTTGCCCTGAACAGCTCATTCGTCATTACAAAAACGCTTAGCATTCCCTTAGTTGCCGATGAAGAGATAGAACAGGCTGTTATGTGGGAAGCCGAGCAGTATGCTCCTGTTAGTATGGAAGATGTTAATGTAAGTTATCAGATTCTTGATAAAAACGAAGATAAAAACGAGATGACTGTTCTTTTGGCTTTAACAAAAAAGGAGATAGTAGACTCGTATATAAAGGCTTTTAGTAGAGCCAAATTAAAAGTGAGTACAGTAGATGTAGATGTGTTTGCAATTTATAATTCTTTTGAAGCTAATAACAAAGAAGCTTTAAATAAGCACCTTCTTTTTGTGGACATGGGATATTCTTCGACCAAACTTATTTTTGTAAAAAAAGGTATTCCCATTTTTACTCGATATATGGATTTTAACTTTTCATCTTTAATAGAAGATGCCGTAGGTATTTTGTCTTTAAAAAAGGAAGAAATTAGTATATTGCTTGAAAGAAAACATAATGATGAGAAGAAGGAGTCATTGCTGAATTTTCTAAACGATAAACTTATTTCTCTATTTACTCAAATTCAGAACTCCATGACTTTTTATTTAAGTAATATATTGAATGTTGAAGAGCCAGTGGAAGAGGTAGTTCTTACTGGCATATTAGGTGCTTTGTATGAGAGTTTGAATATAGATATGATGAGAGAGTTTTTTAAAAGCGATATTTCAAGATATAATCCTTTTGATGTGGTTTCTAAGGATGAGTCAGGAGAAGCAATAGAAGAGACTACGCCGGATGTTTCGCCATTTTATTGTATAGCAAGCGGTTTAGCCTTAAGGAGTATAGTAAAATGA
- a CDS encoding methyl-accepting chemotaxis protein, with product MKNLRFKQKLLLYGVGATMVFILIFGVYYVFWGATLIKDRFNQTYELIVKYNKDKVETIVDGLVEKYNHLLKQGVDVEGVKKEIIADVNTIRYGNGNYIFVLNKNGVLIADPEDPQLVGKNVYSLTDRNGKYPFRLIIDLALSKGRGFVEYMWHKPNDDVDEKIVYVKLIPKVNWILASGIYLGELKKEANLYRSLIKARMVRSYLVSAGMAILALLAVLLFGSYLSEKLMMPLKEMAHNLEELETGDGDLTKRVILHSGDEFEDLANKLNNFLNSMQQLVKDIRDSAERVIQESETLSSSATETAASVEETSRNLEEMVNALNDMTEAVNNVAKSAEGINEQTEIVGEINDKMLKDIKDRVERMNENAALARKAMEQINKVGESSKEIGQIVNVISDIADQTNLLALNAAIEAARAGEAGRGFAVVADEVRKLAEKTQRATEEIREMILKMQQDTQKSIEMTRQAEEGILKERERTIEDEKNINDMVAQLSKTIEEVNATSAATEELSATVTEINMQSQEINQAAEDNSKVAEQIAQMSERLKEEADRLNEYVRRFKV from the coding sequence ATGAAAAACTTACGCTTCAAACAGAAACTTCTCCTTTATGGTGTAGGAGCAACGATGGTGTTCATTTTAATTTTTGGTGTTTACTATGTATTTTGGGGAGCGACATTGATAAAAGATAGGTTTAATCAGACCTATGAACTTATAGTTAAGTATAATAAGGATAAAGTTGAAACAATCGTTGACGGTTTGGTTGAGAAGTATAATCACTTGCTTAAGCAAGGTGTTGATGTTGAAGGTGTAAAAAAAGAAATTATAGCCGATGTGAATACTATACGGTATGGTAATGGTAATTACATTTTCGTTCTTAATAAGAATGGAGTTCTTATAGCTGACCCAGAAGACCCTCAACTCGTGGGTAAGAATGTTTATAGTTTAACTGACAGAAATGGGAAATATCCTTTTAGACTCATAATAGATTTGGCTTTAAGTAAAGGTAGAGGGTTTGTTGAGTATATGTGGCATAAACCTAATGATGATGTTGATGAAAAGATAGTTTATGTGAAGCTTATACCTAAGGTAAACTGGATTTTAGCAAGCGGTATATATTTAGGTGAGCTTAAAAAAGAAGCCAACTTATACAGAAGTTTAATTAAGGCAAGAATGGTGAGAAGTTATTTGGTGTCTGCTGGTATGGCTATACTTGCTTTGCTGGCTGTTTTATTGTTTGGCTCTTATTTGTCGGAGAAATTGATGATGCCTTTAAAGGAGATGGCTCATAATTTAGAAGAATTGGAGACTGGTGATGGGGATTTGACAAAAAGGGTTATTTTGCATAGTGGTGATGAGTTTGAGGATTTGGCAAATAAATTAAACAACTTTTTGAATAGTATGCAGCAACTTGTGAAGGATATAAGGGATTCTGCTGAAAGAGTTATTCAGGAATCTGAAACACTTTCTTCTTCTGCCACTGAAACAGCGGCAAGTGTTGAAGAGACGAGCAGGAATTTAGAAGAGATGGTTAACGCTTTAAACGACATGACAGAAGCGGTTAACAATGTTGCTAAATCAGCAGAGGGTATAAATGAACAGACGGAAATAGTAGGAGAGATAAATGATAAGATGCTTAAGGATATAAAGGATAGAGTTGAGAGAATGAATGAAAATGCAGCTTTGGCTAGAAAAGCAATGGAACAAATTAATAAGGTGGGCGAATCTTCTAAAGAGATAGGACAAATTGTAAATGTTATTAGTGATATTGCAGACCAAACAAATCTTTTAGCTTTGAATGCTGCAATAGAAGCTGCACGAGCTGGTGAAGCAGGTAGAGGTTTTGCCGTTGTTGCTGACGAAGTAAGAAAGCTTGCAGAGAAGACTCAAAGAGCTACTGAAGAAATTAGAGAAATGATTCTCAAAATGCAACAGGATACTCAAAAATCGATAGAGATGACAAGGCAGGCTGAGGAAGGCATATTAAAAGAGCGTGAAAGAACTATAGAGGATGAGAAAAATATAAATGATATGGTGGCTCAACTTTCGAAGACTATAGAGGAGGTTAATGCAACCAGTGCGGCAACTGAAGAGTTGTCGGCGACTGTTACTGAGATAAATATGCAATCTCAAGAAATAAATCAGGCTGCAGAGGATAATTCTAAGGTGGCAGAACAGATAGCTCAGATGAGTGAAAGATTAAAGGAAGAGGCCGACAGACTTAACGAGTATGTAAGGAGATTTAAAGTTTAA
- a CDS encoding PilN domain-containing protein yields the protein MIRINLLSGESEKKKSSKGVEVNINTKVVVIIVVFLVEFIALGVATYMLNGKLNNLKERRDKLANLEKRVNRIKAKIREVNRMVKVIKKLEQGRGNAAKLLAEVANSIPSFSFNAGAVVSSTVGDGLWFTRMRKKGNVLTIDGKSFSAEAVADYMIKLESLKDVKMVRFTGGGLRKILSKNGIDVYSFSIAITLKG from the coding sequence ATGATACGGATAAATTTATTAAGTGGTGAATCTGAGAAAAAGAAAAGCTCTAAAGGTGTAGAAGTAAATATTAATACTAAGGTTGTGGTGATAATTGTCGTTTTTCTGGTAGAATTTATTGCTCTTGGTGTAGCGACATATATGCTTAATGGGAAATTGAATAACTTAAAGGAAAGAAGAGATAAACTTGCTAATTTAGAAAAGAGAGTGAACAGAATAAAGGCTAAAATAAGGGAAGTTAATAGGATGGTTAAAGTGATAAAAAAACTTGAACAAGGCAGGGGTAATGCGGCGAAGTTGCTTGCCGAAGTGGCGAACTCTATACCTTCTTTTTCTTTTAATGCAGGTGCTGTTGTTTCATCTACGGTTGGAGATGGTCTATGGTTTACGAGAATGAGAAAAAAAGGCAATGTTTTAACGATAGATGGAAAAAGTTTTTCTGCCGAGGCTGTTGCAGATTATATGATAAAGTTAGAGTCCCTTAAGGATGTGAAAATGGTTAGGTTTACAGGTGGGGGGTTAAGAAAAATCCTTTCGAAAAATGGAATTGATGTTTATAGTTTTTCTA